The window CGGGCATTGCGCCGTTCAAGAAACAAATTGTTGCGAATGAGTTGGGCAACAGCATTGAAGTCATCACCAGGATAGCGGTCACGATGGGATGAGTAGAACTCCTTCCCTTCCTCCTCGCTAACGGTTATCTGGCTGGTGATGGCCCGGTTATATAGCGTTTCATAAAGCAGTTTGCGACGGGTGCGCTCAATCTGCTCAGCCACCTTGGGCAGGCGGTCAAGTTTGCGGTTGAGGGCATCCTCATACATCAGGTCATCCTCAATCGCACGCTTGATGGCGTAGGTGCGGATGGCAGTGTCAATTCCCAAGGGTAAGCGCCGAGCGATATGGAGCAAGTTTCCGACCTTCACATATTTAGTGGAGTCACGCACCGCCACCCAGATTTCCCTTTCCGCCGGTGTGATGGAATCAGCCGGTTTGTGAAAGACCCTCAGACCAGCCGGATTATACACGAGCCGGGCACGCAGATTTTTCACATACTCATTTGCTGCCTGCCTTTGTCTTGATATTTTCAGTTGCTCCTCCAGTTG of the candidate division WOR-3 bacterium genome contains:
- a CDS encoding peptidylprolyl isomerase yields the protein ETLATRLSIHPSKTSGGDIGYIQEYYIEEPLRSAISALKTGEFTKPVFFDSSYEIILLVDRRPVDPPLPPFNEAKQQLEEQLKISRQRQAANEYVKNLRARLVYNPAGLRVFHKPADSITPAEREIWVAVRDSTKYVKVGNLLHIARRLPLGIDTAIRTYAIKRAIEDDLMYEDALNRKLDRLPKVAEQIERTRRKLLYETLYNRAITSQITVSEEEGKEFYSSHRDRYPGDDFNAVAQLIRNNLFLERRNARYNQFVEELRSRARININQRVLNRVLQEVITKKKEKK